One Candidatus Bathyarchaeia archaeon DNA segment encodes these proteins:
- a CDS encoding ABC transporter substrate-binding protein gives MVITGAGSWPIVTVAYMFPNAKNVLYGLRGEVDCPLFRMVDPSIESKIVPTTSATPNVEEIVAMNPDVVILKSTMKLTIGDSLEELGIKVVYVDFENLNSYIRDLRVLGKVFRNDDIAEKIVKHYNETYNTVLSKSSITKERRKVLFLYYSTKGGAVSFQVPGEGWLQTFMIEAAGGYALSRELAETGWNTVSFEQIARWNPDIIFLVTYSDSPSAVDAKNVLLRSPEWMKINAVMNGEVYAVPHDCGNIGALGSWDTPGSRWALGLEWMARKINPSLYSDIDIIIDAKNFYMKMYGLEEKDALIIVNGISGDLI, from the coding sequence GTGGTAATAACAGGCGCAGGTTCATGGCCCATTGTAACTGTGGCGTACATGTTCCCTAACGCTAAAAACGTTCTTTACGGTTTAAGAGGTGAAGTGGATTGTCCATTGTTCAGAATGGTAGATCCAAGTATAGAGTCTAAAATAGTTCCGACTACAAGTGCTACCCCAAACGTGGAGGAAATAGTTGCCATGAATCCCGATGTGGTCATACTTAAGTCTACGATGAAACTAACCATAGGGGATTCGTTGGAAGAATTGGGAATTAAAGTTGTTTACGTTGACTTTGAGAATTTGAACAGTTATATTCGAGATCTTAGAGTGTTAGGGAAAGTTTTCAGGAATGATGATATAGCTGAAAAAATCGTAAAGCACTATAACGAAACCTACAACACCGTCCTTTCCAAGTCATCAATCACAAAAGAGAGACGAAAAGTTCTTTTTTTATACTATAGCACGAAAGGGGGTGCAGTTTCATTTCAGGTGCCAGGAGAAGGATGGTTGCAGACATTCATGATAGAGGCAGCTGGAGGTTACGCTTTATCCAGGGAACTTGCTGAGACAGGATGGAATACTGTATCCTTCGAGCAAATAGCCCGGTGGAATCCAGATATAATATTTCTCGTTACCTACTCCGACTCACCGTCAGCAGTTGACGCGAAAAATGTACTTTTGCGAAGCCCTGAGTGGATGAAAATAAATGCGGTGATGAATGGGGAAGTATACGCTGTTCCTCATGATTGTGGCAATATAGGGGCCCTAGGCAGCTGGGATACCCCTGGTTCTAGGTGGGCTCTTGGGCTGGAATGGATGGCGAGGAAAATAAACCCATCTCTCTACAGCGACATAGATATCATTATAGACGCTAAAAACTTTTACATGAAAATGTATGGTCTTGAAGAGAAAGACGCGCTCATAATAGTTAATGGAATCTCAGGAGACTTAATCTAA
- a CDS encoding FmdE family protein — translation MNVVDLSRDLHGHLAPGVALGIRMGQISLKSIGLPRGDKRLYAIVETSLCLPDGVQATTGCTPGHNSLQIEDFGKLAFCLARSDTKEAVRITLKRVVCSPLFDDWVMRKRRLSHEEEEELAKELLRLDDSFFQIEKVMFEKFPEFDGGEVVKCCECDELVLEVKSVMKEGRKICRACFGMRYYIPNIGCGGKVRK, via the coding sequence ATGAACGTAGTCGATTTGTCGAGAGACTTGCATGGGCACCTCGCACCAGGAGTAGCTTTAGGAATTCGAATGGGTCAAATAAGCTTGAAAAGTATCGGGCTTCCCAGGGGTGACAAGAGACTTTACGCTATTGTGGAGACGAGTTTATGTCTGCCCGACGGTGTTCAAGCAACTACAGGGTGCACACCCGGTCACAACTCATTACAGATCGAGGATTTCGGTAAGCTTGCTTTCTGCTTGGCTAGATCGGATACAAAAGAGGCTGTGAGGATAACGTTGAAACGAGTAGTATGTTCTCCATTATTTGATGATTGGGTTATGCGAAAAAGAAGACTAAGCCATGAAGAGGAAGAAGAGCTTGCTAAAGAATTACTCCGTTTAGATGATTCATTTTTTCAGATCGAGAAGGTAATGTTTGAAAAATTTCCAGAATTTGATGGCGGTGAAGTAGTCAAATGTTGTGAATGTGATGAGTTGGTCCTCGAAGTTAAATCCGTTATGAAAGAAGGAAGAAAAATTTGCAGGGCATGTTTTGGAATGAGATATTATATACCTAATATTGGTTGTGGTGGTAAGGTGAGGAAATAG
- a CDS encoding FAD-linked oxidase C-terminal domain-containing protein encodes MPRYGRVTESVVNKLEEIVGPENITTRPEEMICYMRDSSPFRFKAEAIVRPTSTEQVSSILKLANMERIPVTPRGAGTGVAGAALPVLGGIVLDMYRMNRIIDIDVDDQIVLVEPGVVCDVLNDILSRHGYFFPPDPASSPACTIGGMVGTDAAGNKAMKYGSTRAFVLWLEVVLASGEVVNTGSKTLKSVSGFDLTRLMVGSEGSLGIFTKICLKIIPLPHCYATAVFVYDSIESLARSALKVRRSGIIPEMMEFMNEKTMKTALDYAGIKGFPEGSFMMIDIGGESRETVTSTLRKCVDICRGENPIYVEEAEDEAQRLDFISARKAALPALARIRPTTSMEDCTVPPSKLPEAASRIEEIPEQLGVEGFELGNFGHIGDGNMHPTFLYDERVEEQNKAFFQALEILYNQIIFPLGGSITAEHGIGLIRAPFIGREHPTTVELMRRIKKFFDPNLILNPGKGKGGPYPIEGREHAR; translated from the coding sequence ATGCCACGTTATGGTCGAGTCACCGAGTCGGTTGTCAATAAGCTTGAGGAAATTGTTGGGCCTGAAAACATCACTACGAGGCCTGAGGAAATGATCTGCTATATGAGGGATTCGTCGCCATTCCGGTTTAAAGCCGAAGCCATTGTTAGACCAACCTCCACCGAGCAGGTTTCAAGCATCCTTAAGCTAGCTAACATGGAAAGGATCCCGGTAACGCCTAGAGGAGCTGGAACAGGCGTAGCTGGAGCGGCGCTGCCGGTTCTCGGAGGTATAGTCCTAGACATGTATAGAATGAATAGAATAATCGACATTGACGTGGACGATCAAATAGTCCTCGTGGAACCTGGTGTGGTATGCGATGTCTTGAACGACATTTTATCGAGGCATGGATACTTTTTTCCACCGGACCCGGCGAGTAGCCCAGCCTGCACGATCGGTGGAATGGTGGGAACAGACGCCGCTGGAAATAAAGCGATGAAATATGGATCAACTCGAGCCTTCGTGTTATGGCTTGAAGTGGTATTAGCTAGCGGGGAAGTCGTTAACACGGGGTCCAAGACTTTAAAGTCAGTCTCAGGCTTTGATTTAACCCGTTTAATGGTTGGGTCTGAAGGATCCCTCGGCATTTTCACGAAAATATGCTTGAAAATAATACCCTTGCCTCACTGTTACGCCACGGCCGTCTTCGTCTACGACTCCATCGAAAGCTTAGCGCGTTCAGCGTTAAAGGTTCGACGCAGCGGAATCATACCGGAAATGATGGAGTTCATGAACGAGAAGACGATGAAAACCGCTTTGGATTACGCTGGAATAAAAGGTTTCCCGGAGGGAAGTTTCATGATGATCGACATAGGCGGTGAAAGCCGGGAGACCGTGACATCAACCCTTAGGAAATGCGTCGACATATGTCGTGGAGAAAACCCCATATACGTAGAGGAGGCGGAGGATGAGGCGCAGAGACTGGACTTCATCTCGGCTAGGAAGGCCGCGCTACCCGCCTTAGCGAGGATTAGGCCTACCACCTCAATGGAGGACTGCACCGTCCCCCCCTCAAAGCTTCCTGAAGCCGCCTCAAGGATTGAAGAAATTCCTGAGCAACTGGGCGTTGAAGGGTTCGAGTTAGGCAACTTCGGCCACATCGGCGACGGAAACATGCATCCCACCTTCCTCTACGACGAACGCGTCGAGGAGCAGAACAAAGCCTTCTTTCAAGCTCTAGAAATCCTTTACAATCAAATCATCTTCCCACTAGGGGGAAGCATCACAGCGGAGCACGGCATCGGCCTTATCAGAGCCCCCTTTATAGGCAGGGAGCATCCAACCACCGTTGAATTGATGAGGAGGATAAAGAAGTTTTTCGACCCAAACCTAATCCTCAACCCTGGGAAGGGAAAGGGAGGACCATACCCCATCGAAGGAAGGGAACATGCCCGTTAA
- a CDS encoding LysR family transcriptional regulator, with amino-acid sequence MSMRIYPKAKLWFVNEDGESVLGDGLVTLLEEVEKYRSISKASKKLDMSYRYALHRVSLAERRLRCVLIRRSRGGVAGGTSELTAQGKKLLIKYRNTEREIKKFLRSFSFAYRNKIQRYR; translated from the coding sequence ATGTCTATGCGCATCTACCCTAAGGCTAAGCTTTGGTTTGTAAATGAGGATGGCGAGTCGGTTTTAGGAGATGGTTTGGTAACACTCTTAGAAGAGGTTGAAAAATACCGATCTATTTCGAAAGCATCTAAAAAATTAGATATGTCCTACAGGTACGCCCTTCACAGAGTTTCACTTGCAGAAAGACGGTTAAGATGCGTGCTGATTAGGAGAAGCCGCGGTGGGGTTGCTGGGGGTACTTCGGAACTAACAGCTCAAGGGAAGAAATTGCTTATAAAATACAGAAATACGGAGAGAGAGATTAAGAAGTTTCTACGATCCTTCAGCTTTGCGTATCGGAATAAAATTCAACGTTATAGGTAA
- a CDS encoding pyridoxal phosphate-dependent aminotransferase codes for MNFLKPPPPPPAIREAMAKASAREEAGLPVIDFSSGNVGKILADQRLFNRFELEVNDALPPPLRLISEALKNGLTEAFYKGLTGIAYSPTGGAESVKKWVLKYFREFHGVPLGDGETSKVIATAGGQQALTAALRSIKPGTTVYLPKWEYAPASDIIKENGCHVSRVPLNEDLSINLDGLKDHVDGNSVFYISMPNNPAGYTSPEDLERVAWLMESADGGVVWDAPYLFTVLRLKASKAVYDKSFLTEVVDRFKNVVGKHYQRMCILSSISKTCLMAGLRFGFATAPSQWIGLMNTIIGTENLSSPTHSFAIGVEALRLFLENPITHEWLCQVLAERLTCLLEEDVPLILPGNGMFGALYVLVKTGGLDGDRFASELIDRFGIVTVSGNSFYGGEVNAVRISLVATPWSEGDEAWRENVKALKKAVDHFS; via the coding sequence ATGAACTTCCTTAAACCTCCACCGCCACCTCCAGCGATCAGAGAGGCGATGGCTAAAGCCTCAGCCAGGGAAGAGGCGGGCCTACCCGTGATAGATTTCAGCAGCGGTAATGTAGGCAAGATCCTAGCGGATCAGAGGCTTTTCAACCGATTCGAATTAGAAGTGAACGACGCTCTACCCCCGCCGTTAAGGTTGATCAGTGAAGCTTTAAAAAACGGGTTAACGGAGGCCTTTTACAAGGGGTTAACCGGCATCGCTTACTCGCCCACAGGTGGAGCGGAATCCGTGAAAAAATGGGTTTTAAAGTACTTTAGAGAGTTCCACGGAGTTCCCTTAGGGGACGGTGAAACAAGTAAGGTTATCGCTACAGCTGGTGGACAGCAGGCCCTCACAGCGGCTTTAAGGTCCATAAAGCCTGGAACCACGGTTTACCTGCCTAAATGGGAGTACGCCCCAGCCTCAGACATCATCAAGGAGAACGGATGCCATGTTTCACGCGTCCCACTTAACGAAGATTTATCAATTAACCTAGATGGGCTGAAAGACCATGTAGATGGAAACTCGGTTTTCTACATAAGCATGCCCAACAACCCAGCTGGTTATACTTCACCCGAAGACCTAGAGAGAGTCGCATGGCTGATGGAGTCGGCTGATGGAGGAGTCGTCTGGGACGCCCCATATCTTTTCACGGTCCTCAGGCTGAAGGCCTCTAAGGCTGTTTACGACAAGTCCTTTCTAACAGAAGTGGTTGACAGGTTTAAGAACGTGGTTGGCAAGCATTATCAACGCATGTGCATCCTCTCCAGCATATCTAAAACCTGTTTGATGGCTGGGTTAAGGTTCGGATTCGCCACAGCGCCCAGCCAATGGATAGGCCTAATGAACACAATCATCGGAACGGAGAACCTCAGCAGCCCCACCCACTCCTTCGCCATCGGCGTCGAAGCTTTAAGGCTGTTTCTGGAGAACCCAATCACACACGAATGGCTCTGCCAGGTCTTAGCTGAACGTTTAACCTGCCTGCTAGAGGAAGATGTGCCCCTCATTCTCCCAGGCAACGGGATGTTCGGCGCCTTATACGTCCTCGTCAAAACAGGCGGGCTTGACGGAGACAGGTTCGCCAGCGAACTGATCGACAGGTTCGGCATCGTCACCGTTTCCGGCAACTCTTTCTACGGCGGAGAAGTAAACGCTGTGAGAATATCTCTGGTCGCCACCCCCTGGAGCGAAGGAGACGAAGCTTGGAGGGAAAACGTCAAAGCGTTAAAGAAAGCGGTTGACCACTTCAGTTAA
- the fdhD gene encoding formate dehydrogenase accessory sulfurtransferase FdhD translates to MVDDLTLFENLTLETNELMSERAVMKIGFKSGEAKLDSDTLATEKCIKVYVNNEQYAIFIASPTMEKELIIGHLLSEGWIRSIEDLEELYISKGTVNVNLRRTPDYSQKVRKYVRLFTSTQGPYEDFIKALKELDELHVLSDVKVKAKDVLKMVKQLNKRGIVYKATRGVHSAAIFLGNAELVSFSEDVGRHNAIDKVVGDAALKRHDFSNLILLTSGRLSAHLVLKAARIGIPITASIANPIISGVVAAEKVGITLVSVEDKKYMKVYTFQDRIIV, encoded by the coding sequence ATGGTAGATGACTTAACTCTGTTTGAGAACTTGACTTTGGAAACTAATGAACTAATGTCTGAAAGGGCTGTAATGAAGATAGGTTTTAAATCGGGAGAGGCTAAACTGGACTCCGATACGTTGGCTACAGAGAAATGTATAAAGGTATACGTAAATAATGAGCAATACGCCATTTTTATAGCCTCGCCTACGATGGAGAAAGAGCTTATAATAGGTCATTTATTGAGTGAGGGGTGGATACGATCTATAGAGGATTTGGAAGAGCTCTACATATCAAAAGGCACGGTAAATGTTAACTTAAGAAGAACACCGGATTATAGTCAAAAAGTAAGGAAATATGTAAGGCTTTTCACATCTACTCAAGGGCCATACGAGGATTTCATTAAAGCTTTAAAGGAATTGGATGAGCTTCATGTATTGTCAGATGTGAAGGTTAAAGCTAAAGATGTTTTAAAGATGGTTAAGCAGCTGAATAAAAGAGGCATAGTATATAAGGCCACTAGGGGGGTTCATTCAGCAGCAATTTTCCTAGGAAACGCTGAACTCGTATCCTTTTCTGAGGATGTAGGAAGACATAACGCTATTGATAAAGTTGTAGGAGACGCTGCATTAAAACGACACGATTTTTCAAATTTGATTTTATTAACTTCCGGTAGGCTGTCTGCGCATTTAGTTCTAAAAGCAGCTAGAATAGGCATACCAATAACAGCATCGATCGCTAACCCTATAATTTCGGGCGTAGTAGCCGCCGAAAAAGTAGGAATAACGCTTGTAAGTGTAGAGGACAAAAAATATATGAAGGTTTATACATTCCAGGATAGAATAATCGTATAA